A genomic stretch from Mycobacterium malmoense includes:
- a CDS encoding thioredoxin domain-containing protein, translating into MSPAESSATNTLGLATSPYLRQHADNPVHWRQWTPQALAEAAARDVPILLSIGYAACHWCHVMAHESFEDDEVAAAMNAGFICIKVDREERPDIDAVYMNATVALTGQGGWPMTCFLTPDGRPFFCGTYYPKASFLQLLSAVTATWRDRRGEVEEASDRITGELREMVVGLPSGGPDVAPALCDHAVAAVLADQDTVRGGFGGAPKFPPSAILEALLRHYERTGSPAALDAVTRTGNAMARGGIYDQLAGGFARYSVDNAWVVPHFEKMLYDNALLLRVYAHWARRTGDPLARKVAAQTAGFLLDELAEGGMFTSSLDADADGREGSTYVWTPGQLTDVLGANDGRWAAEVFAVTDSGTFEHGTSVLQLPADPDDPQRAERVRTALLAARLTRAQPGRDDKVVTSWNGLAITALAEASVALGEPELAGAATRCAKALLDLHVVDGRLRRASLGGVVGDSAGILEDYAMLATGLLALYQLTADEVWLAKATELLDTALAHFADPRRAGRWFDTADDAERLMLRPADPLDGATPSGASSITEALLTAAHLVDGDRAERYLRAAHEALHAHSVLLERAPRSAGHWLAVAEAAVRGPLQIAVACDPARSPLLADARRLAPGGAIVVGGEPDSSALLVGRGRVAGADAAYVCRGRVCDLPVTGAPELAAALGCRETAFHDTFPE; encoded by the coding sequence ATGAGTCCGGCTGAGTCCTCGGCGACGAACACGCTCGGGCTGGCCACCAGCCCGTACTTGCGCCAGCACGCCGACAATCCCGTGCATTGGCGGCAGTGGACGCCACAGGCGCTGGCGGAGGCGGCCGCCCGCGATGTGCCGATCCTGCTTTCCATCGGTTACGCCGCCTGTCACTGGTGTCACGTCATGGCCCACGAATCGTTCGAGGACGACGAGGTGGCCGCCGCGATGAACGCGGGATTCATCTGCATCAAGGTCGACCGGGAGGAACGGCCGGACATCGATGCGGTGTATATGAACGCCACCGTCGCGCTCACCGGGCAGGGTGGCTGGCCGATGACGTGTTTCCTCACACCCGACGGCCGGCCCTTCTTCTGCGGCACCTACTATCCGAAAGCAAGTTTCCTGCAACTCCTTTCGGCCGTCACCGCCACCTGGCGGGATCGTCGCGGGGAGGTCGAGGAGGCGTCGGACCGCATCACCGGCGAATTGCGCGAGATGGTGGTTGGGCTGCCCTCCGGCGGTCCGGACGTGGCGCCGGCGCTGTGCGACCACGCCGTCGCCGCGGTGCTGGCCGACCAGGACACGGTGCGCGGCGGGTTCGGCGGGGCGCCCAAATTCCCGCCGTCGGCGATCCTTGAGGCGCTGCTGCGCCACTACGAGCGCACCGGGTCACCGGCGGCGCTGGACGCGGTGACGCGCACCGGTAACGCGATGGCCCGCGGCGGCATCTATGACCAACTCGCGGGCGGCTTCGCCCGCTACAGCGTCGACAACGCCTGGGTGGTACCGCATTTCGAGAAGATGCTGTACGACAATGCGCTGTTGCTGCGCGTGTACGCGCACTGGGCCCGGCGTACCGGGGATCCGTTGGCCCGAAAGGTCGCCGCCCAGACCGCGGGGTTTTTGCTCGACGAGCTGGCCGAGGGCGGCATGTTCACGTCGTCGCTGGACGCTGACGCCGACGGGCGCGAGGGCTCGACGTATGTGTGGACGCCGGGGCAGCTGACCGACGTGCTCGGTGCTAACGACGGCCGTTGGGCCGCAGAGGTTTTCGCGGTCACCGATTCCGGCACGTTCGAACACGGGACCTCGGTGCTGCAGCTGCCCGCCGATCCGGACGACCCGCAACGCGCCGAACGCGTCCGGACCGCGCTGCTGGCGGCCCGGCTGACCCGGGCCCAGCCCGGACGCGACGACAAGGTCGTCACCTCCTGGAATGGGCTGGCGATCACCGCGCTGGCCGAGGCCAGCGTGGCGTTGGGAGAGCCCGAATTGGCCGGCGCCGCAACGCGTTGCGCAAAGGCGCTGCTGGACCTACACGTCGTCGACGGCCGGCTGCGGCGTGCCAGCCTGGGCGGGGTGGTCGGCGACAGCGCCGGCATCCTCGAGGACTACGCGATGCTGGCCACCGGCCTGCTCGCGCTGTATCAGCTCACCGCGGACGAGGTCTGGCTGGCCAAGGCGACCGAGCTGCTCGACACCGCGCTGGCGCACTTCGCCGACCCGCGGCGGGCCGGCCGCTGGTTCGACACCGCCGACGATGCCGAGCGGTTGATGCTGCGGCCCGCCGACCCGCTGGACGGGGCGACGCCGTCGGGCGCGTCGTCGATCACCGAGGCGCTGCTGACCGCCGCGCACCTGGTCGATGGCGACCGCGCGGAGCGGTACCTGAGGGCGGCTCACGAGGCGCTGCACGCGCATTCCGTGCTGCTGGAACGGGCGCCGCGCTCGGCCGGCCATTGGCTGGCCGTCGCCGAAGCCGCGGTCCGCGGACCGCTGCAGATCGCGGTCGCCTGCGACCCGGCGCGGTCGCCGCTGCTGGCCGACGCGCGCCGGCTGGCGCCGGGCGGGGCGATCGTCGTGGGCGGCGAGCCGGACTCGTCGGCCCTGCTGGTCGGCCGGGGCCGGGTGGCCGGCGCCGACGCCGCCTACGTCTGCCGCGGCCGGGTCTGCGACCTACCGGTGACCGGGGCGCCAGAACTGGCGGCCGCCCTGGGCTGCCGCGAAACTGCATTCCACGACACGTTTCCCGAGTAA
- the trhA gene encoding PAQR family membrane homeostasis protein TrhA translates to MSSQTSTATHPEPESQGLAANAAQQLVEGVARVLAKPRFRGWIHVYSAGIAVAAGASLIAVSWAVSSTRAGLATFAYTAATVVMFTVSATYHRVNWKSATARKWMKRLDHSMIFVFIAGSYTPFALLAMPPDAERMVLSIVWGGALAGILLKMCWPSAPRWVGVPLYLLLGWVAVWYTGTILHNAGVAAMVLLFVGGALYSIGGILYALRWPDPWPATFGYHEFFHACTAIAAICHYIAMWFVVF, encoded by the coding sequence ATGAGCAGCCAGACCAGCACGGCTACCCATCCGGAGCCCGAATCGCAGGGGCTCGCGGCCAATGCCGCGCAGCAGCTCGTCGAGGGCGTCGCCCGGGTACTGGCCAAGCCACGTTTCCGGGGCTGGATCCACGTGTATTCCGCGGGGATCGCCGTCGCCGCGGGTGCGTCGCTGATCGCGGTGTCGTGGGCGGTCTCGTCCACCCGTGCCGGGCTTGCGACGTTCGCCTACACCGCGGCCACCGTGGTGATGTTCACCGTCAGCGCCACCTACCACCGCGTCAACTGGAAGTCGGCGACGGCCCGGAAATGGATGAAGCGGCTTGATCATTCGATGATCTTCGTGTTCATCGCCGGCAGCTACACACCGTTCGCGCTGCTGGCGATGCCGCCCGACGCCGAGCGGATGGTGTTGTCGATCGTCTGGGGTGGGGCGCTGGCCGGGATCCTGCTGAAGATGTGCTGGCCGTCCGCGCCGCGCTGGGTGGGCGTGCCGCTGTATCTGCTATTGGGCTGGGTGGCGGTCTGGTACACCGGGACGATCCTGCACAACGCCGGCGTGGCCGCCATGGTGCTGTTATTCGTCGGCGGCGCCCTGTACAGCATCGGCGGCATTCTGTACGCGCTGCGCTGGCCCGACCCGTGGCCGGCGACGTTCGGCTACCACGAGTTCTTCCACGCCTGCACCGCGATCGCGGCGATCTGCCACTACATCGCGATGTGGTTCGTGGTGTTCTAG